A stretch of DNA from Anaerobacillus isosaccharinicus:
GATGATAGAGTGGGGCAAATAAAAAACAAAGTCCTTTCGTTTGTAGTGCTGCTAACGCTTCTGTTGGCGATGATTGTACTGAGATTTGAAGTTTTTCTAATACGTCAGCACTGCCACTTTTTGATGACACTGCTCGATTACCATGCTTTGCAACTTTTACACCACAAGCAGAAACGAGGATGGCCGTTGTCGTAGAAACATTAAACGTTCCTAAGTCGTCACCACCAGTACCACAAGTATCGAGTAACTTTTTTTCGTCATGATCGACAGATACTGCATGCTCCTTCATCGATAAAGCAAAGCCAACCATCTCTTCAACCGTTTCACCCCGGACGCGCATCATCGATAGTAGACTAGCAACTTGCGCTCCATCAACGTTTCCTAACATCATTTCATCCATGATTGCCTTCGCTTCTACGCGTGTTAATGTTATTCCTTCTGAACATTTTTTTAATAAGGACTTAAACATTGTTTACAGCCCCCTTCTTTTCCTTAGCAAACATTTTTTCCGCAACGCTAATCGCTTTAATTAAAGCTTTTGCTTTATTACGAGTTTCTTCCCACTCTTTTTCAGGTACCGAATCAGCGACAATTCCAGCTCCTGCTTGCACGAAGGCTTTGTTTCCTCTGATCACCATCGTCCGAATAGCAATACAGGAATCGATGTTACCGTCGAAACCTAAATAGGCGATAGCCCCTGCATAATACTCTCGTTTCGTTGGTTCTAACTCATTCAAAATTTGCATCGCTCTAATTTTTGGTGCCCCAGAAACGGTTCCAGCTGGAAAAGACGAAAATAGAGCATCAATTGGATGAACTGCTTCATCAAGATTTCCTGTTACCTTTGAAATCATGTGCATCACATGTGAGAACTTCCCGATTTCCATAAGGACAGGAACCTTAACTGAACCGAAACTAGCGACACGTCCAACATCATTTCTTGCTAAATCTACTAACATATAATGCTCCGCTCGTTCTTTTTCATCTTGTAAAAGATCTATCGCAAGAGCCTCATCTTCTTCCTTTGAATTCCCACGTTTTCTCGTTCCTGCAATAGGATGAATTTCAACATGGCCATCTTGAATTTGCACCAATCTCTCAGGAGAACTTCCAACAACTTCGACCTCATTTATTTTTAAATAAAATAAATAAGGGGAAGGGTTTATCATTCTGAGTACTCGGTAAAGCTCCAACCCAGTGACTGAAATATCAACTTCAAACCGTTGTGAAAGGACCGCTTGAAATACATCACCAGCACGAATGTAGTCTTTGATTTTTTCGACATGCTCTAAAAACATTTCTTTTTCATAATTTGACCTGACATTCCTAAACGAGACGTCTTCATCAAGGGGCGGTTGATAAAGTTTAGACGACACGTTTGCTTCAGAAACTTTATGAATAATCTTTTCTACCTTATTAATAGCCTCGTAATACACTTCTTTTAACCGCTCTTTTGTTTCATCACCTGTAATATTAACGTGGTGAAGGAGAAATAATTCTTTTTTATGATGATCATAAGCTAAGATTGTTTCACAAAAGACAAAGCTCATTTTTTCATTTTCATCGCTATTCCCATTACTTAGAACGGGTTCAATGACTTCTATCGCATCATACGTTATAGCTCCAACTGCTCCACCACGAAAAGGAATTGGCAGCTCTACTTCTTTTACTTTCAGAAAAGAAAGCGCTTCTTGAAATGCCTCCTTAAAAGTTGAAAGAGAAAATAATACTTCTTTTTTTGCATTTAAAAATTGAAATTGATTTTGCTTCTCTATTAAATAAAATTTTGGTGCTAAACCAATAAAAGAAAACCTTGACCATGGGGACTGTTCATCTTTGCTTTCTAATAAAAATACAGCATCATGCTCAAGTTGATGAAAAATTTGAATTGGGGTTAAAGTGTCTGCAAAAAAATGGGAAGTAAAAGGAATTGTTTTAAACTCTTTGGCGGATGTTAAAAATTGTGCTAATGATAGGCTTTTCATTATTTTCACCTCTTCTATAGTGGGTGAAGAAAATGAGTGAAATCATCTGAGGTAGTAGAGTTGTTTAGACTTGTAACTAGTCATAACAAAATAGGGGTAGTTTTCCGTATCAAAACACTGTTTGATTTGAGTATTAGTGTTAGATACGAAAGATAAATATAAAAAAGCCTATAACTGTACAGTTATAGGCATACTTAATAAACGATACCTCTGCTCTGCTCAGCTCATCTCAACTATTCTCATTCTCTTCTCAGCTCAACTAATTAACGATCTAGTAAACTCTAGAAAAACTCTCAGCACTTCAAAAGCGTGCATCCTTCGTTTTTCTTATATTTTAGGTCTTAAGTATACTAACATTTCCTTAAGACTAAAAATTCTAAACTCTGCTCTTACTCGTCATATTACACTTGTCGACTCGGATCTGTCAACCTTAAGTCTGGTCTTAAGTTTACTGCTCTTTCTAAGTAGATATGTTTAATCTCCTCTTGTGCAACGTCCGTATTAACTGTAAGCATGACGCGAATACACATAGGTAAACTATTTTGAACTGGAATTTCCCGTGAACACATAACAGGTACATACGTCCAGTCAGAAAAAGAACGTAAAGCCTTTGCAGGAAAGGTTGCGTTTAAATCCTCAGTAACGGTAATCATTACATGTGCAACTAAACTCGGATCAATTTGATTTTTGATGATAACTTCTTTCAATAACCGTTCTGTGGCAATTAAAATTTCCTTCTCATCATTATTTGTAACAGTAATCGCACCACGTATTCCTCTAACCATGAAACCCCTCCGTCGTTTCTTTTTTAGAAAAACTAGTTTGCTGGGAGGTAGCCCAACCCCCTCGTTTTTCTTATACTTTAATCATTAAGTTTAAATTTTCATAAAGTATCAAAATCGCTTAATAATATTTTTAATCGATCTTCTGAAACTGAAACGACCTCTACTTTTCCAATCTCATTCAATAAAACCATGCGAACAATACCTTCTTCTGATTTTTTGTCTTTTTTCATCGTTTCAATGAGTTCCGAAACGACTAATTCTGAAGGCAGCGATACATCATATTTATATTTCTTAAACCAGTTTATAATGCTTGGTACATTTAAATCTATTTTGTAATGATCTTCACTTACTTTAAGAGCAAACACCATTCCAATTACAACAGCTTCACCATGAGTAATTTTCCCATATCCAAGCTTTGTTTCGATTGCATGTGCTAAAGTATGGCCAAAATTCAAAAAAGCTCGAATTCCTTTTTCTGTTTCATCCTCTTTCACAACTGCTTTTTTTACTGAAATGGATCTAACTAGTAATTCCTCTGCTAATGGGCCTTTTATTTGTGAAAAGCTATGAATATTTTCTTTTAGCCAAAGTAAGAATTGTTCATCCCAGATAAATCCATGTTTTAATACTTCAGCAAAGCCTGATCGCCATTCATGTTCAGGTAATGATTGTAATGTTTTCGTATCATAAATAACCGCTTCTGGCTGGTAAAAGGCACCTATCATATTTTTGCCTAAGGGGTGGTTAATGGCAACCTTTCCACCTACACTGCTGTCATGCGCAAGTAACGTTGTAGGAACTTGAACAAATGGAATTCCTCTCATAAACGTCGCTGCAACAAAGCCGGCTAAATCACCAACAACACCTCCACCTAGGGCGATGATAAGGGAACGGCGGTCAAGTCCTTTTTCGAGAGCAAAACCTTGAATATCATAAAACATTTGAAATGATTTAGATGCTTCACCACTAGGAATGATGTATTCAAAAACTTTGTTAAAAGCACTTAGTGAGTTTTTGATATCTTCTAGATACAACGGCGCAACTTTCTCATCAGTAATAATTAATATCGACGTAACTTGAGTTTTTAAAAGAGTTCCTAAGAGAGTTCCTATCTCAAAGCGAATATTTTCTCCAATGTAAAGTGGATATTGCTTCGTACTTGTCTCAATAAGCATTGTTTCCATTAGAAATTTTTCACCCGTTCCTCATAGCGTTCGATATTTTCACCGATCTCTTCAATAAATTCAGATCCAAATTTATCTAATAACGCTACAGCTACTTCCCAAGCGACAACAGCTTCAGCAACAACAGCTGCTGCAGGAACAGCACAACTATCTGATCGCTCGATACTCGCTTCAAAAACTTCCTTTGTCTCAATATCAACACTCTGCAACGGCTTATAAAGGGTTGGAATTGGTTTCATAACACCACGGACAACAATTGGCATCCCATTTGTCATTCCACCTTCAAATCCACCCATATTGTTCGTTCTACGCGTATAGCCATCTTTTTCATCCCAAAGAATTTCATCATGGACCTGACTTCCAGGTTTACTAGCAGCTTCAAAGCCAATTCCAACTTCTACACCTTTAAAAGCATTAATGCCCATCACTGCACCAGCAATTTTCGCATCTAACTTTTTGTCGTATTGAACATAACTCCCTATGCCCGCAGGTACACCCTCAATGACAACTTCAACTATTCCACCAATTGAATCGCCATCATTTTTTGCTTGATCGATGGCTGCCATCATTTTCTGTTCTGCTACACGATCTAAACATCGAACAGGAGAGCTCTCCGTTTTCTCTTGGAGCTCCTCAATAGACGCATAATTGGTATCATCAGCTTTCACACCACCAATTTCTAATACGTGGCTCCCAACTTTAATTCCAAACGTAGATAATATCTTCTTTGCAACAGCTCCAGCGGCAACACGAACTGTTGTCTCTCTTGCAGAAGATCTTTCTAAGACATTTCGCATATCACGATGATTAAATTTCATTGCACCTACTAAGTCTGCATGACCAGGACGTGGTCTAGTGATTTTTCGTTTAACATCCTCTTCACTTAAAGACTCATCCAAAGGTTCAATCCCCATTATTTTAGTCCAATGCTTCCAATCATCATTTTCAACAACTAATGTAATCGGTGCACCTGTTGTTTTCCCATGTCTTACACCGCTCATAATCTTTACTTGATCTTTCTCGATTTGCATTCTTCTACCACGCCCATGACCTTTTTGGCGCCTTGCTAAATCAAAATTAATGTCTTCTGTTTCTAAAGTTAAGTGGGCAGGAACCCCTTCTATTATCGTAGTTAATTGTGGGCCGTGTGACTCGCCTGCAGTTAGATATCTCATTATTATGGTTCCTCCTTAGTTTCTTTAGCGCTTTTATGTGCTAAATTATATCATGCTTTTATTCTTTTGTCTTACTATTACAAAAAGTTTTTTATTTTGCAACCTATTTTTCAATTATTGCCTAAAAACAAGAAAAAGGTTAATCAAAAGATTAACCTTTTTCAAAAAAAGAGATGGTATTGCTTTATGTGCAAAATTCCCCTTCAATAGCCTACTAAATATACTATTTATTATTTATTCCTTTTATAAAAAAATGTATCCTCTGTTTCAAATCCATACTCACTTGGGTTAAAAATTTGTTCTGTACTCCCTACGAACAATACACCGTCTATCCGTAACGCCTTACTAAATTTATGATATAAATCATGTTTAGCTTCTTCAGTAAAATATATCATAACATTTCGGCAGACAATTAAATCGTAATTAGTATCAAACTTGTCCGATAGTAAGTTTCCTTGTTTAAAAGTAATCATCTTCTTTAGATCTTCTTTTACTCGAAAACCCATGCCATCGTTAATAAAGTGTTTATCAAACATATCTTTTGGAACATCTTTCGTAGAACGATCTGTATAAATACCTGCTTTAGCTCTTTCTAGTATCGCTCGATCTAAGTCAGATGCAACGATCGAAAAGCCACCAGATGGTACTAATTTAGATAAGATCATCGCAAGCGTATATGGCTCTTCTCCTGTAGAACAAGCAGCACTCCAAATTTTTAGCCTTTTATTTGATTTCAATAAGCGTGGTAGTATTTTATTTTCTAACACTTCCCAACGCTTTGGATTACGGTAAAATTCTGAAACGTTGATCGTCATTCTTTCTAAAAATTCTTCAAAAAGTTCTTGGCTTTTTATCATCGCTTGAAAATAACTAGTAAAATCTTTAAAACCACGTTTATCTTTTAAAGAAGTTAACCTTCGTTTCATTTGCGCTTCTTTATATAAACTCAAATCTATTCCTGTTTTATTCTTTATACTTTGAATAAACCCTTGATAATCATCCATTCTCTCGTTCTCCTCTTTAAAACTCAACTTTAACAACGCCAAAAAATAATATGTAGTTTCCATCTATTAATTAATATTTTACTATACGTCTTTATACGTTGCTAGAGACAAAACCTTTAATTCAGCCTGAATTTGATAATTTTAAATATAAAACAATTAAAAAGAGACTAAGCGCTATGCTTAGTCTCCTAGTCACAAAAATTATATTAAACCCAAGTACCAATTGTTTTTTCATAGTTGTTTAATTCTTCTTCTTTAAAGAAAATGCCAATTTCTCTAGCAGCACTTTCAACAGAGTCAGAACCGTGAATAACGTTCATGCTTAGCTTCGCAG
This window harbors:
- the trpE gene encoding anthranilate synthase component I, which translates into the protein MKSLSLAQFLTSAKEFKTIPFTSHFFADTLTPIQIFHQLEHDAVFLLESKDEQSPWSRFSFIGLAPKFYLIEKQNQFQFLNAKKEVLFSLSTFKEAFQEALSFLKVKEVELPIPFRGGAVGAITYDAIEVIEPVLSNGNSDENEKMSFVFCETILAYDHHKKELFLLHHVNITGDETKERLKEVYYEAINKVEKIIHKVSEANVSSKLYQPPLDEDVSFRNVRSNYEKEMFLEHVEKIKDYIRAGDVFQAVLSQRFEVDISVTGLELYRVLRMINPSPYLFYLKINEVEVVGSSPERLVQIQDGHVEIHPIAGTRKRGNSKEEDEALAIDLLQDEKERAEHYMLVDLARNDVGRVASFGSVKVPVLMEIGKFSHVMHMISKVTGNLDEAVHPIDALFSSFPAGTVSGAPKIRAMQILNELEPTKREYYAGAIAYLGFDGNIDSCIAIRTMVIRGNKAFVQAGAGIVADSVPEKEWEETRNKAKALIKAISVAEKMFAKEKKGAVNNV
- the aroH gene encoding chorismate mutase — protein: MVRGIRGAITVTNNDEKEILIATERLLKEVIIKNQIDPSLVAHVMITVTEDLNATFPAKALRSFSDWTYVPVMCSREIPVQNSLPMCIRVMLTVNTDVAQEEIKHIYLERAVNLRPDLRLTDPSRQV
- the aroB gene encoding 3-dehydroquinate synthase is translated as METMLIETSTKQYPLYIGENIRFEIGTLLGTLLKTQVTSILIITDEKVAPLYLEDIKNSLSAFNKVFEYIIPSGEASKSFQMFYDIQGFALEKGLDRRSLIIALGGGVVGDLAGFVAATFMRGIPFVQVPTTLLAHDSSVGGKVAINHPLGKNMIGAFYQPEAVIYDTKTLQSLPEHEWRSGFAEVLKHGFIWDEQFLLWLKENIHSFSQIKGPLAEELLVRSISVKKAVVKEDETEKGIRAFLNFGHTLAHAIETKLGYGKITHGEAVVIGMVFALKVSEDHYKIDLNVPSIINWFKKYKYDVSLPSELVVSELIETMKKDKKSEEGIVRMVLLNEIGKVEVVSVSEDRLKILLSDFDTL
- the aroC gene encoding chorismate synthase, whose translation is MRYLTAGESHGPQLTTIIEGVPAHLTLETEDINFDLARRQKGHGRGRRMQIEKDQVKIMSGVRHGKTTGAPITLVVENDDWKHWTKIMGIEPLDESLSEEDVKRKITRPRPGHADLVGAMKFNHRDMRNVLERSSARETTVRVAAGAVAKKILSTFGIKVGSHVLEIGGVKADDTNYASIEELQEKTESSPVRCLDRVAEQKMMAAIDQAKNDGDSIGGIVEVVIEGVPAGIGSYVQYDKKLDAKIAGAVMGINAFKGVEVGIGFEAASKPGSQVHDEILWDEKDGYTRRTNNMGGFEGGMTNGMPIVVRGVMKPIPTLYKPLQSVDIETKEVFEASIERSDSCAVPAAAVVAEAVVAWEVAVALLDKFGSEFIEEIGENIERYEERVKNF
- a CDS encoding CheR family methyltransferase, yielding MDDYQGFIQSIKNKTGIDLSLYKEAQMKRRLTSLKDKRGFKDFTSYFQAMIKSQELFEEFLERMTINVSEFYRNPKRWEVLENKILPRLLKSNKRLKIWSAACSTGEEPYTLAMILSKLVPSGGFSIVASDLDRAILERAKAGIYTDRSTKDVPKDMFDKHFINDGMGFRVKEDLKKMITFKQGNLLSDKFDTNYDLIVCRNVMIYFTEEAKHDLYHKFSKALRIDGVLFVGSTEQIFNPSEYGFETEDTFFYKRNK